Proteins encoded within one genomic window of Equus przewalskii isolate Varuska chromosome 3, EquPr2, whole genome shotgun sequence:
- the KLF3 gene encoding Krueppel-like factor 3 isoform X2 encodes MESMKPNKYGVIYSTPLPDKFFQTPEGLSHGMQMEPVDLTVNKRSSPPSAGNSPSSLKFQSSHRRASPGLSMPSSSPPMKKYSPPPPGVQPFSMPLSMPPVMAAALSRHGIRSPGILPVIQPVVVQPVPFMYTSHLQQPLMVSLSEEMENSNSSMQVPVIESYEKPILQKKIKIEPGIEPQRTDYYPEEMSPPLMNSVSPPQALLQENHPSVIVQPGKRPLPVESPDTQRKRRIHRCDYDGCNKVYTKSSHLKAHRRTHTGEKPYKCTWEGCTWKFARSDELTRHFRKHTGIKPFQCPDCDRSFSRSDHLALHRKRHMLV; translated from the exons ATGGAGTCCATGAAGCCCAACAAGTACGGAGTCATCTACTCCACACCATTACCTGATAAGTTCTTTCAGACCCCAGAAGGCCTGTCGCACGGGATGCAGATGGAGCCCGTGGACCTCACCGTGAACAAGCGGAGTTCACCACCCTCTGCTGGAAATTCTCCTTCCTCACTGAAGTTCCAGTCTTCACACCGGAGAGCCTCGCCTGGGTTGAGCATGCCCTCTTCCAGCCCGCCAATGAAAAAGTACTCGCCTCCTCCCCCGGGAGTGCAGCCCTTCAGCATGCCGCTGTCCATGCCGCCGGTGATGGCCGCAGCCCTCTCCCGGCACGGAATTCGGAGCCCAGGGATACTACCGGTCATCCAGCCGGTCGTGGTGCAGCCCGTCCCCTTTATGTACACCAGTCACCTCCAGCAGCCGCTCATGGTTTCCTTGTCAGAGGAGATGGAGAATTCAAATAGTAGCATGCAAG taccTGTAATTGAATCATATGAGAAGCctatattacagaaaaaaattaaaatagaacctGGGATCGAACCACAGAGGACAGATTATTATCCTGAAGAAATGTCACCCCCTTTAATGAACTCAGTGTCCCCCCCGCAAGCATTGTTGCAAGA GAATCACCCTTCAGTCATAGTGCAGCCCGGGAAGAGACCGTTACCTGTGGAATCTCCAGACACCCAAAGGAAGCGGAGAATACACAGATGCGATTATGACGGATGCAACAAAGTGTACACTAAAAGCTCTCACTTGAAAGCCCACAGAAGAACACATACAG gaGAAAAGCCCTACAAATGTACATGGGAAGGATGCACATGGAAGTTCGCTCGGTCTGATGAACTAACAAGACATTTCCGAAAACATACTGGAATTAAACCTTTCCAGTGTCCAGACTGTGACCGCAGCTTTTCCCGCTCTGACCACCTTGCCCTACATAGGAAACGCCACATGCTAGTTTGA
- the KLF3 gene encoding Krueppel-like factor 3 isoform X1 — protein sequence MLMFDPVPVKQEAMDPVSVSYPSNYMESMKPNKYGVIYSTPLPDKFFQTPEGLSHGMQMEPVDLTVNKRSSPPSAGNSPSSLKFQSSHRRASPGLSMPSSSPPMKKYSPPPPGVQPFSMPLSMPPVMAAALSRHGIRSPGILPVIQPVVVQPVPFMYTSHLQQPLMVSLSEEMENSNSSMQVPVIESYEKPILQKKIKIEPGIEPQRTDYYPEEMSPPLMNSVSPPQALLQENHPSVIVQPGKRPLPVESPDTQRKRRIHRCDYDGCNKVYTKSSHLKAHRRTHTGEKPYKCTWEGCTWKFARSDELTRHFRKHTGIKPFQCPDCDRSFSRSDHLALHRKRHMLV from the exons ATGCTCATGTTTGACCCAGTCCCTGTCAAGCAAGAGGCCATGGACCCTGTCTCGGTG TCATACCCGTCTAATTACATGGAGTCCATGAAGCCCAACAAGTACGGAGTCATCTACTCCACACCATTACCTGATAAGTTCTTTCAGACCCCAGAAGGCCTGTCGCACGGGATGCAGATGGAGCCCGTGGACCTCACCGTGAACAAGCGGAGTTCACCACCCTCTGCTGGAAATTCTCCTTCCTCACTGAAGTTCCAGTCTTCACACCGGAGAGCCTCGCCTGGGTTGAGCATGCCCTCTTCCAGCCCGCCAATGAAAAAGTACTCGCCTCCTCCCCCGGGAGTGCAGCCCTTCAGCATGCCGCTGTCCATGCCGCCGGTGATGGCCGCAGCCCTCTCCCGGCACGGAATTCGGAGCCCAGGGATACTACCGGTCATCCAGCCGGTCGTGGTGCAGCCCGTCCCCTTTATGTACACCAGTCACCTCCAGCAGCCGCTCATGGTTTCCTTGTCAGAGGAGATGGAGAATTCAAATAGTAGCATGCAAG taccTGTAATTGAATCATATGAGAAGCctatattacagaaaaaaattaaaatagaacctGGGATCGAACCACAGAGGACAGATTATTATCCTGAAGAAATGTCACCCCCTTTAATGAACTCAGTGTCCCCCCCGCAAGCATTGTTGCAAGA GAATCACCCTTCAGTCATAGTGCAGCCCGGGAAGAGACCGTTACCTGTGGAATCTCCAGACACCCAAAGGAAGCGGAGAATACACAGATGCGATTATGACGGATGCAACAAAGTGTACACTAAAAGCTCTCACTTGAAAGCCCACAGAAGAACACATACAG gaGAAAAGCCCTACAAATGTACATGGGAAGGATGCACATGGAAGTTCGCTCGGTCTGATGAACTAACAAGACATTTCCGAAAACATACTGGAATTAAACCTTTCCAGTGTCCAGACTGTGACCGCAGCTTTTCCCGCTCTGACCACCTTGCCCTACATAGGAAACGCCACATGCTAGTTTGA